Part of the Engraulis encrasicolus isolate BLACKSEA-1 chromosome 1, IST_EnEncr_1.0, whole genome shotgun sequence genome, gattactttttgggagtgattgggtcaaaggtcaaggtcaaggtcacgaaaaggtcaaaaacatttttctttgccaagcactatatgccagaacaacgtgtgcatgctgaattgaataagaggtcaagactgggccaaaaatgtaatattacgatattccggtccgatttcaatgaaactaacaccaaaatttggagaatgttatgccccacactctgaagatggccagaaaaaaaaagtggcgtaggcgaaggtttgcgctctaccgagtgcccattctagttctaTGAATGCATTTCGCTAAAATACATGGAAACTTTACTGTCAATTATGCATGATTTCTTTATTATTATCCTCATAAAATGCATGATCTGTAATgacgtgtgtgttttttaaaggtATTTTACATATTtaggtcttttagactttatgagtgacaggacagttcgagagagacaggaaacgtgtctgggagagaaagacggggaagggtcgtcaaaggacccgggctggaatcgaacccgggtcggctgcgtaGCACACGAGGGCCGCAATGGCTTGTGTATATACAGAAAATGGTTCAGTTTCAGCTTCAGAATTTTGCCTAGAAACATGGATTTAGAATTCTGTAACAGTGATTTGTCTTGTCAATGGGAAACTGTCAGACAACTGACAAGTCATAAGGGCTTGTGCATACCGACTGTCAGCAGGGGGCAGCGAGAAGACTGCGGCCTTTCTTAAAAAGCCGACTTGATGAAGTCATCGACTaaccttccttctttccttccttccctacCTACCTCAAAGTTTACTTATCCACTCACCTTCCTTCGTTTCCATGCTTCCTTCCTTAACTCATTGActgccagtcattttcataagAGAGTAACCCAGATTGCCAGAGCCTTTTCAGCGTTTCCTTGCTTCCTTCCTCAAGAAGCCCACTGAATGACTAAGTCATCGACTTACCTTCCTAAGTTTCTTCTTTCCTTCCCTACCTACCTAATAACCAAGTTATCGACTCACCTTCCTTCCTAGGTTTGTTAACATCGATGGGCAAGATGTCGTACCTGCGGGGTCTCCTGGCCGTGGTTGTCGTGGCAACGGTAGCCGCGGTGTTGGGTGACGAGATGACGCAGCTCTACAGTCCTGACGTGGTCGAGGCGGCGGAGTTCGCTGTGGCCTTCCAGAACCGCATCAGCAACTATCCCTACGCCTACAAGCTGATGTCCATACTCTCTGGAacatcacaggtgtgtgtgtgtgtgtgtgtttccccaccagtcactgtggcaggtagattctaaaatctaccagttacacacaattttcaccagtcaccattttctacagttcatattcaaccgttccaaacactgtaatgccaagtaagatcattaggtcataaattcagttattgtgatgtcaGGAACTCTTTTCAtaaccaatttgcttaaacctttgatgttggatgccgCGTATAATTCAGCACTAACCTGGACGGCAATAGAACATTTTCACAagtcaaggtgactggtgggttgacatatttcacctgccaaaggccaaattcacccgtcattggcaggtagacgggtgcttatttccatccatggtgtgtgtgtgtgtgtgtgtgtgtacccctgatGTGAATACTCTCTGGCATATCAcaggtgcgtacgtgtgtgtgtgtgctgttttcttTGTGTGGAATTAGAAATTAGCATCCTTAAATATAGTGttatacatctgatcgagcacagctgagcACATGTGTCctgagtggccatgaataaacattctcaatgtttaagtttaatgctttattttgctGATTATTCTAGTTCTGTGGGACTTGACGCCACCCCCCAAGACAGTTTGCGCCCTATGCCTAGCGTATGCCtggccttgtgtttgtgtgtgtgtgtgtttgcgtgtgtgtgttccagatctACCCCCCGGCCAGGCTGAAGTATGAGATGATGGTGAAGGTGGGAGAGACGCTCTGTAAGAACGCCGGCAAAGTCAACCTGACCGACTGCAAACTACGCGCACCCAACACAgaggtctgtagtgtgtgtgtgtgtgtgtgtgtgcgtgcgtgcgtgcgtgcgtgtgtgtatgtgtgtgtgtgtgtgtgtgtgtgtgtgtgtgtgtgtgaatgacagacatagagagagagagagagagagagagagagagacagagacagagagattaggTCAGGTGTATGTATGTATCTTGGAAAGTCAACCTGACCGACTGCAAACtatgtgtactgtaggtgtgtgtgtgtgtgtgtgcatgtgcatttcccATCTTGTCTCCTGATTACTTACACCTTATTTCCTCCTAAGGCAACAgaccatgatgtgtgtgtgtgtgtgtgtgtgtgtgtgtgtgtgtgtgtgtgtgtgtgtgtgtgtgtgtgtgtgtgtgtgtgtgtgtgtgtgtgtgtgtgtgtgtgtgtgtgtgtgtgtgtgtgtgtgtgtgtcgcccccTACAGACTATGACGTGCCAGTTTGTGGTGCTGGGTGTTCCCAACGCAGCCTTCCCCAGCAACAGCTACCTGCTCTCCAACAAGtgcaactgaacacacacacaaagacagacagacagacagctacctGCTCTACAAGAAGtgaaactgaacacacacacacaggcacacatacacacacacacacacacacacacacagacacacacagctacctGCTCTCCAACAAGtgcaactgaacacacacacacacacacacacacacacacacacacacacacacacacacacacacacacacacacacacacacacacacacacacacacacacacacacacacacacagtgtggggtTGTGCTACATGCAAACGCCAAATCtgagttttcaaaaaaaaaaaagaaacatccaCTTCCGTCGAAGTTTGTATAAAGAATCATTTTCAAAGGCAAAACAAatccctgtttgtgtgttttataaatGTCAGCTAATCTATAAAAAGGACCTTCTGTTTAGAAACACACGCTGCTATTATGCGCTTTCATTAGTCCCGCAACTCCTTATCCTTCTCCTTTTCACGGCATCCCTCTGTCTGCACACCTCTACCCCCATCCTGCTGTCTGTCCATCACGTCTCTctatctgttcatctctctctgtctttattctATCTCTTTGCTAAGAAGCACACACTGTTGTTatgctctttattagtcacacaccTCTACGTTTGTAcgccatccctctatccctctctccacacacctcCTTCATCCCTTCCTTTCCACACCTCCCTCTTCCATACACCatgcctctatccctctctagtTATCCTTCTTTCCATTCACCTGCCCCTTCTATCTTTACCTTCATTTCCACATCTCTTTCCCtctaccccttctctctgtcGATCCTTCTCTGCATACCCCACTCTGTCTttattttatctatctatctatctatctatctatctatctatctttagaGACTTGAATCCCTCACAGTGCTTTTGTGTTCGTGGTAGCACTCATGTCAGGGAGTTTCGGTAGCTGATGCTAAATGTATTATATGTTAAAGAAAGTGTTACATTTATTATATTCACACACATTAGGATCATGGTCAAAGGGTGAAAGATTTatctattgatttatttattgattgtatTTATTTACTGACTTTCTTACTGGGGTTGTGACTTATATCGATTGATTATGATTAATCATGAATATTAAAGATCAGATCAGAACTACATCACAGTCTACATTTCAGGTaatgtgtactgtaggcctatatgttattgTTGCTTAAAATCTTACAATAAAGTATTTAAATCTTTGCTCAAAGTCTTTCTGTTAATCACCCATTATTTTCTTGACAATTTGCTACAGGTTGAGAAAATAAGGATAATGTGAAGGTCATAATTTTGTTCATGAAGATGGCAACAATCATATGTTGTAAGAAGTTTCTGAGATCTGAAGACTTTGATTGAAGACTTCTGTACAATTAATCAAAATTGTATTGTGGTTTTCATTTTTCAGATCTCCGAGCTAATATTGTCAagaaatagcctactgtatttcatTTGGTCTTTTTCTTTGCGAAAAGATGCACATACTCACTCCAGTGCACTGCAaaaacattcaacattcattttattttCAGGAGAAAAGATGAAGACAGTTATCTTGCTCTGAAACTGAAAGAAATGTTTGAATAATTGTGGTTTCAACATGGATCAAAATAATTGTGACTTTCTCATTTTGTTGCATACTGGAGCAGTACTGcataccagagatgggaccaagtcactaatttgcaagtcgcaagtaagtctcaagtccttccaatcaagtccgagtcaagtcacaagttacgacacatttgaccaagtcgagtccaagtccaagtcgtgccaaagccaagtcaagtccaagtccaagtcttattttttccaagtccttaacaagtcaccttgtattctatgtgcaatattgacaattacctttggtcataaattcattacctctccacactgctttgcatgtcccccttcgccagtcatgtcccttacgaaaatcgaccatggtataccatgatttcagtcttttgagcatggtttggcattggtttttggttttactaggtttaactataaattgaaccatggttttactcacggtttataattattcattaaattacttttatcttttatccaacgcacatattggtgacagtccttggagcaatgtggggttaggtgccttgctcaagggcacttcagtcatggatggaggtgtagggagaggtgggtctaagggtgggattcaaacctgcaactcttcagcccaactccctaaccattacggtacacgcacaccaacggcgcggacatccacagtacgtccacagaacgtgtccgttatcagtccgaaacggttagaatgcatgaaaacaaatcatgccttgcacacaggaaagCGGTggaagcgcggcgcatgtccgtcccgaccggacatgtccgcgttgctccttgaaaatagaactcgagtctattttcctgcgcgttcaatgcgcggctcccattgaaaatgaacggctgctgcccgcggatagaacgtgggaaaggcagcctgcgaacctctcggaatcgcactgctcacggagacgttaaggaaacgtgccgtctgtgtgtgcatgtaccgttacaCCTCGGCTgtagacaagctttcatgtttttttgggtgaccatgcaacccacaattgatcttttttttttagcatggcttgtgactatggttaaaggtaatcgtttcctttttctttctttcatgcatttttttcacacacaaaagcaaaaaaaaataaaaaattcattgacttggagcactattgcaagtcattacaagctaaaactgtcaagtcgagtcaagtctcaagtcaatagcgtacaagtcgagtcaagtcacaagtcattcctaatattggcaagtcaagtctcaagtcgagtcatttgtgattcaagtcacaagtcagtccaagtcacaagtcacaagtccacatctctgctgcaTACTAAGACCACTAGACTAGAAGTTACACTAAAAATTACTAGCATTACTACAGTATTTCTATTGGCAGTCAATGGTGCACACTCGATTTTTCCAAATATTCTTTGTCAGGAGGTCCATGGAAATGCTCCCTTGTCACATACGTACGTATGAATAGATGTATCTTCTCTATGTATATGCACCGTTTGAACTACCAGCCATAGACATTTTGGCTGCAAAAGCTACTCTTATCAGATCAGTCAATATTAGTTTCTTTACTTGGTAAATATGGATGAAAAAGACATTTGTAAATGGTCATGAATTTTGAAAGCTGCGAGAACCATAAAGCACATGAATATTTATCTTACGGATcaagcaggtcgagaattaatatcaacaaagtaacatgtgacctgggtgacgtcacccggtgaccccgtgtcaggggttaaaaTACCGGTGCACCCAGGAAGGGacctctttcatcttctcgaCTGCAGGTTTCGAGTTTGTTGTTTGAGATTTTGGGATTGACCTGACGCTTTGTTCGTTTCGCACCCATTGGGTTGGGGCTGTGGGTTGGGGCTGTGCTGCCTACTTTTTACCTACTATCATGGTGCCCTCGCCCTGGGGTATGTATTGCttgtttgttcccttctgtgtgttgcagtgttcgcTCCCCGACACGGGGCCCTCGTCTTGCCTGATTACTTGGCTGCCATTGGATGTCCCTAGCCCCTTCTGTGTGGTATTCACCAGTTGGCCTGGAGCTCTCGCCTCACCTGGTTACTGGCTTGCATGTGTATTGCCTTGTTTGCCTGTCGGCCCTCACTGTCCGACTGCTGGCTTCCCTCTCagctaccactggggtgtcctcgccctgtgtgcctgcctgcctgactgatatGTTGCCGTCTGGGCCCCTGGGACCGGTGTCGCCcctcaaagttcaaagttcaaagttcccTCCTACCTGGAGCTGGGACGCCTGCGGCTGAGGTTGACAGATGTGGCCTGTGCTACCTGCGAGAGCACTTACTGTCAGACTAGCGCGGTTTGGCACTCCGCCTACCATTCCGCTGGCCATGGGGGGCTGTAGATGACGCCGGCTGCTGCAGCGAGGCCAAGCAGGCGCCATGGGGTGACCTCGTGCGGATGTGCACAGACTCCTTGCCCTCAGGGGTAGACAAGTTGTTGACTGGCCTGGTGGAGTTGTCGCCCTGTTTTGCCGACCTGCAGCCTCTGGCACACGGTGACAGTGTTTTCACATGTGCCCTGCCTGCCAGCGACCTGGACGGTCGCCCTCCGCCGCCACAGCTGTCGCCCACCGCCGTCACGACTGTCGGCCACCGCCACCACAGCTATCACCTGTTGCCGATGCCCGCGCCATGCCCTCTGTTCGGGAGGCGCCGGCACAGCCCAGTTGCATTGCTTGTTGCATTGCATTTGTTGTCTGGCGGCTGATGCTTGGCCCCTTTCTGGGTTGGttggccatgggtgtttttcgcCCGACGGCTACTTGTGAGTGCCACACCTGCTACTGCTCCAGAGTGGGTTTCTGACCACGGGTGGCCTCCACCCTGTTGAATGCTTGTTGATGCCACGGCTACTACAGCTGCCACGGCGTGCTGCTGTGTCATAAGCACCTTGACATTCCGGTGTTTACATGGCTTGCTAGGTTGCTTCGCATACTTGCACTCTTGCATGGCTGCATGACTTGCATGAGACTGCATGTGTGCTCCCCgctcctctgctgttctctctccTGGATACCGTCTGCTGTTTCATCCATCGGCTTCTTGTGGACGCCGGGGCACCTCAACCGTCATGGCTGCTACAGTTGCGTGTGTTGCTCCGCTCCATGCCCCTCTGTGTAGCTTGCTTCTTTTCCCTACATCACGACTGGTTCTGGTTGTTCTCCTGGGTTTTGCTGACCGTGGGTGTCTCCACCAGTCAGCTCCTTGCATGCACCGTTGGCGTTTCCGCCTGTACGACTGCTGATGCTCTGGGTGAGTGGTTTCACACCATACCCTGTTTTATGCTCTTTGGCACTCCTGCGGGACTGTCTGGAGTCTGTTGGCCTTGGCCAACTTCACAGTGGACGGTTGTGATTGCAGTTGGTGCCTTCGCCTCTTCTGCTATGGCTTCAGTATGCAAGTTATGTTCTGCGTCCTGTTGTCCGCCTTTGCCCACTGTCGTACGTCTGGCATGTCGTCGTCCTCCTGACCTGGTGGGGCCTGTGACTTTTTCGCCCCTTGACTCGCGGAGTATGCCGTTGGGCTCACGCCTCTGTGTCTGGTGCAGGTGTATGTGGGCGTTGCTGCCCTGGGTGTAGCCCCGGGTTCCTTCCTTCATTGTCTTCGACTGTTGCACATAGGCCGACTGCTGCACGTCGTCCCCCTGAGCTCTTGGGCTATGTGTGGACTCGCCATGGGCTACTTAAGAGTGCCATTGACACCCGCACCACTGCAGCTGTGGCTGCTACTGGTATGTTGGAGCGTTACCGCTCCTTCTCGTGTTGCTCTTCATGTTTCCCCACTTCATGTGTGGGATGTCCGGGGGTGAGGATGCCACTCTGACTGCTACTGCTGTAAGGGAGTGACCCCACTCCGGACTCTCCCTTCGAGTTTTCGGTGGCTTACGACTGTTCGCTCTGTTGGCCTCGCTATGGATGGTCTGGCACGAGTGCTCTGGGCACCGGCGACTGGATTCTGTGTCTGGCTAGTTCGGCTTCATGCTCTGCCGTCTGCTGCAGGGGCATCACAGTTGACTTGTCATGGGCGTCTGCGCCCTGTGTCGTCTCGCGCCCCTTTCCCGCTGGGCCCGACTTGTTGCCGCTTGGACTGTTTACGCGTCTCTGCTGCAGCGGCTGTACCTACTACTGGTTACCTTGCCCTGTCTCCGGTTTTGACAGCCTTGGGGATTGTGTGCTCTCTGCTTGGGCTTCGGAGGGCCTGTTTTTTTGGTGGCCGGAGGGTCCCCCTCTCTATACCAATGGCCCCTCTGTGGCCTTTACTGGCGTTTGGCTGACCTTGGCACTGTGCGCGATGGGTCGGCCCCCCAACAAATGGGCCCCATGTCCTTGTTTCGCCCAAGGCCCCCAAACGGGTAGAAccgatctggggtccgtttctcgattcttgacgttgctaaccgtcttaagacagtcttacCATTCCTTCGGATTTAgaggtgagcgtcgctgtcaagacattacagagagccatagtgctgcgttaaggggttaaagggacactgtgcaggaaatggtaaaaaaaaaaaaggtactgcaactatgctgctcattgaaactgggctccctattggcaaatgtgatctctacatgaacgtttactaagtaataaactaatattttctagtatggtccaagtacagtcatttttgcagctaaaaatggctatttctggaaattcaaaatggcggaccatggagaagatccccttttcatgtatgaaaagtgcaatttttccagtcataatccagttgaataggcctacttagaatttgatggcggtggtaagtattcatgaaaaatgtgacattagtgaatgggcagcacgaattctggaaataaacaactaaaaatctcacacagtgtacatttaagttGAGTTTGACTAAAAAACCtactgaaaaaaatattgaattacagtaAGAAACATAAATATATTAGtagattatttttatattatttaattatgagggggacctgtcctgaccagttatgcttaaggCCTCCAAAACGCCTAAGCAGCGTCCCTCGAATGTTTTTACAAGACAACAATCCCTCGAGCCATGTGGGGTTAGGCACAGTGAAACTTACTCCAGGGCAGTTCACCcggaaacatgtagcagactgtagtatttcttgttagcatttaaggatgtTCTGGTTCCCACTCGATGGCCGTGGggaatggggaccagtctcaaataaggttTTGCGATTAGcaaacccccgcaaactgacaagggtattacaaataggctgtagggatgacatgattgatcatttttgtactgcaattactccaatcgccttggtttagtagtatactttcaaaacttaccacCGAGAAGAAGTTTGCTCATGCGACTATAGCTCACGCGAGAATGTGAGATGTGGTTCCCAACAATTCACGAGTAGCCAAGgtatagcaacattactttattattgTTATGTTTAGGTTGATAAATACACACGTGTTGTTTTGCTGTTCCATTTGCTACCAAGGAAAGGATGCAGGGATAGGCGAATGACGGCTGTTAACGgttgtcttatatttttgtttGCCCAATGTTAAAACTTGTATTCATGGAAACCGGTTTTCCGTGAAAATGCTAATCCGCGCATACAACTCGTCGTCACCCACTTAGGAGCTCTATACATAGGTTTCACCAGAGAAACTAGAGTCTTTACGAAAACGCTCACatgctggtggccaggagtggcactgcagctatgttctcgcagccaagtaaataatgaatgggtgccaatggggctgtatgctTCTTATAATTGTATCTGCCCGTGTAAATTTTCCCCTGGAAATAGCGAAGTCGCTTTCGATAGATAGcggtaagtgaaagcatttgccgacacatttgcatcttgtcaagtgttagattcgtgaaaatgacccttatttaaactatagcaatgacataacacgcgACAATCAACTTTATGGCACtttgccatttgttttgtagtttttagtctgacttcagatgtcgatgtgtttaaagttatgttagcaTTGTTGcagacacctgttatttattgcatttaaaagcagtaagtgtaaatggggtaaaggaaatgacagcgCTCATCCTTAAAAATTTGGGCTctttcaattaacatgttggacggtggtggggggttttgaggtgtgtgaccgtagatgtctctgcgagGATCAGTAAGATTACGTCtatcgtcagctctggtcgtgaatagtgaatagtgaatagaacagaatgtgcacacatctttgcaaaccagagaacagaactgtcactaatccctgctgagccatttagcccaataggctccgattcatctttcacttggctgtgctcgccaacggggctataatgggagccaatgagagatttCTTTCTCAAAGCTTCCATGTTCTCTGGTTTCACGTTTGCAAACATTTGTTTTGTGAGGATGGCCAAGATGCTAAGCAGTGAACCACATGAGCTCACTTTCtgactgacagcagtttccaacaatcagaggttgaacagtgcgcagccagggtcgtgtGCAGCCGAGGGTGTTTACAAACACG contains:
- the zgc:194981 gene encoding cystatin; amino-acid sequence: MGKMSYLRGLLAVVVVATVAAVLGDEMTQLYSPDVVEAAEFAVAFQNRISNYPYAYKLMSILSGTSQIYPPARLKYEMMVKVGETLCKNAGKVNLTDCKLRAPNTETMTCQFVVLGVPNAAFPSNSYLLSNKCN